From the genome of Dickeya aquatica, one region includes:
- a CDS encoding prepilin-type N-terminal cleavage/methylation domain-containing protein translates to MIINKKGFSLLELILVLSVASAVSFIKFQDLKHQQEDIQASAAGEQLKQVGEAVNGYISIRYDRLSTLTDASGTGTDPGPRSCSVSTSTCTITYQTLINEGLLPASYSGVNINKSTYAIQLKRSGSSPNYVVNGLITTALPWKEGGDIRYDLLGKAMQTAGVDSGMTQSTTTASGYQGAWKETTTGFSNITATGLLAYRVGYDSAMYSVYLRRDGTLPMTGDLNMGGQNIYNAQNITAAGTTTTGVLRTVGEATVGADLTVAGNTQVNGNINTNNTVSGTTVVSRGETYTQNWFRTLGDGGLYFQKYGGGWNMADTATINAYGGKNVQTSGGLYGGYVHSNGNIDAYANIFSGQTITANGSISTGDSLYARNSIYTGSEASTKAYMNKEGNVYGSGNAQLDGNINANGTVSASYVWASGNINSNYVHSNGNIDANGRINSGEFVYINGQANAGWGCSPNGLQGRAANGAILSCVNGLWKAADGNSIKVCANYCGGQWPLEVGRVEHNGDWSSWRTLGEGCSGGYASNWNEPVFCSSN, encoded by the coding sequence ATGATAATAAATAAAAAAGGGTTTTCTTTACTTGAACTGATACTTGTGCTTAGCGTTGCATCTGCTGTTTCTTTTATAAAGTTTCAGGATTTGAAACACCAACAGGAAGACATTCAGGCCAGTGCCGCTGGCGAACAACTTAAACAGGTCGGTGAGGCGGTAAATGGTTATATCAGTATCCGCTATGACAGATTATCAACACTGACAGACGCGAGTGGAACGGGAACCGATCCGGGGCCGAGAAGTTGCTCAGTTTCAACCTCGACATGTACCATCACATACCAGACGCTGATTAATGAGGGCTTATTACCTGCCTCGTATTCCGGCGTGAACATCAACAAATCCACTTATGCCATTCAGTTAAAAAGGTCGGGGTCATCACCGAATTATGTTGTTAATGGACTGATTACCACAGCCTTACCCTGGAAGGAAGGCGGCGATATTCGCTATGACCTGCTGGGCAAGGCAATGCAGACCGCAGGTGTGGACAGCGGGATGACGCAATCCACAACAACCGCATCAGGATATCAGGGAGCATGGAAAGAAACGACAACGGGTTTTAGCAATATCACCGCAACGGGGCTTCTGGCCTATCGTGTGGGATACGATTCTGCAATGTATTCTGTTTATCTGCGTCGTGATGGAACACTCCCTATGACGGGCGATCTGAATATGGGTGGTCAGAACATATATAACGCGCAGAACATCACAGCAGCCGGGACAACGACAACGGGGGTGCTTAGAACTGTTGGCGAGGCGACAGTAGGAGCGGATCTAACCGTGGCGGGGAACACTCAGGTTAACGGGAACATCAATACCAATAATACTGTTTCAGGCACAACCGTAGTGTCTCGTGGTGAAACCTATACGCAAAATTGGTTCAGAACATTAGGTGATGGTGGGCTTTATTTCCAGAAATACGGCGGTGGCTGGAATATGGCAGATACGGCAACCATTAACGCTTATGGCGGCAAGAATGTTCAGACCAGTGGTGGCTTATATGGTGGTTATGTTCATTCCAATGGCAATATTGATGCTTATGCAAATATTTTTTCAGGCCAAACGATTACAGCCAATGGAAGTATCAGTACGGGGGATAGCCTTTACGCCAGAAACAGTATTTACACCGGAAGTGAGGCTTCAACCAAAGCCTATATGAACAAGGAGGGTAACGTTTATGGTTCTGGAAATGCTCAGTTAGATGGAAATATTAATGCAAATGGTACGGTTAGTGCTTCTTATGTCTGGGCTAGCGGAAATATAAACTCTAACTATGTGCATTCCAATGGGAATATCGATGCCAACGGGCGAATTAATTCAGGTGAGTTTGTCTATATAAATGGTCAGGCTAATGCTGGGTGGGGATGTTCACCGAATGGCTTGCAGGGAAGAGCAGCGAATGGCGCGATTCTTTCCTGTGTTAATGGTCTCTGGAAAGCGGCTGACGGTAATTCCATTAAGGTTTGTGCAAATTATTGTGGTGGGCAATGGCCTCTCGAAGTGGGACGTGTTGAGCATAATGGCGACTGGAGTTCATGGCGTACATTAGGTGAAGGGTGTAGCGGAGGTTATGCATCAAACTGGAATGAGCCTGTATTCTGTTCATCAAACTAA
- a CDS encoding conjugal transfer protein TraD, translating to MEKDEKLKQLLASAQQELNRLTIAQKNHSRKQITHRKIVLGGEVAKHMGLDIDQDVLVGYLIRFSALTEKDISVLKIRGAEARRLDSIRKGLSGKSNSKKRSPGKLSTQNNNDMDNTINTESEKVTKPDVEYNTQFFRMLKKGLTDKKEEND from the coding sequence ATGGAAAAAGATGAGAAGCTGAAACAGTTGCTGGCTTCTGCGCAGCAGGAACTGAACCGTCTGACAATAGCGCAAAAAAATCACAGCAGAAAACAGATCACACACAGGAAAATTGTGTTAGGTGGTGAGGTGGCTAAGCACATGGGGCTGGATATAGATCAGGATGTTCTGGTGGGGTATCTGATCAGATTTTCTGCGCTAACTGAGAAAGATATCTCTGTTCTTAAAATTCGTGGAGCAGAAGCCAGACGACTGGATAGCATCAGGAAAGGTCTGTCTGGGAAGTCGAATAGCAAAAAACGAAGTCCAGGGAAACTATCTACGCAAAACAATAATGATATGGACAACACCATTAATACTGAAAGTGAAAAAGTGACTAAACCTGATGTTGAATACAACACACAGTTTTTCAGAATGCTGAAAAAAGGTCTGACTGACAAGAAGGAAGAAAATGACTGA
- a CDS encoding TetR/AcrR family transcriptional regulator, which translates to MPPRSNEKLLKELAAVISSHPRATLQELAELVSVSKATLYRNFGTREELVLAVITVAEDAVKNIIQDIEKYVADSSLEVGIVFNAIVREHFNNKEFLMLYCHNQSDAGKAYLNLYTQSLNDFFHKWQKNNFFRVDISCTELTELFISIVYGMIESVCQKRVAEVKVEEIIRLFFFHGSINNLKI; encoded by the coding sequence ATGCCACCTCGTTCTAATGAAAAACTGTTAAAAGAGCTTGCTGCGGTGATTAGCTCCCATCCAAGAGCAACATTGCAGGAGTTAGCGGAACTTGTCAGTGTCAGTAAGGCAACGCTGTATCGTAATTTTGGTACCAGAGAAGAGCTTGTCTTAGCCGTGATAACGGTAGCAGAAGATGCTGTGAAAAATATCATTCAAGATATAGAAAAATACGTGGCCGATTCTTCTTTGGAAGTTGGGATTGTTTTTAATGCGATTGTGCGAGAACACTTCAACAATAAAGAGTTTTTAATGCTTTACTGCCATAATCAGTCTGATGCTGGTAAGGCGTATCTTAATTTATACACACAGTCTCTTAATGATTTTTTCCATAAGTGGCAAAAGAATAATTTTTTTAGAGTAGATATCAGTTGTACTGAGTTAACTGAGTTATTTATTTCCATTGTTTACGGAATGATTGAGTCAGTCTGTCAAAAACGTGTAGCGGAAGTTAAAGTTGAGGAAATAATCAGACTCTTCTTCTTTCATGGCTCCATAAATAACTTGAAAATATAG
- a CDS encoding H-NS family histone-like protein, with product MSEALKILNNIRTLRAQARETDLATLEEMLEKLTAIVEDRREEESSAQQQNAERQAKIEALRARLLEDGIDPSELLDAGVTSKTEKTKRTPRPAKYKYTDESGNEQTWTGQGRTPKAIASALESGKTLEDFEI from the coding sequence ATGAGTGAAGCCCTAAAAATATTAAATAACATTCGCACTCTTCGTGCTCAGGCTCGTGAAACCGATCTGGCCACACTGGAAGAAATGCTGGAAAAGCTGACCGCCATTGTTGAAGACCGGCGTGAAGAAGAATCCAGCGCACAGCAACAAAACGCAGAGCGTCAGGCTAAAATCGAAGCCTTACGCGCCAGACTGTTAGAGGATGGTATTGATCCGTCTGAACTGCTCGACGCAGGTGTTACCAGCAAAACAGAAAAAACCAAACGCACTCCACGTCCCGCCAAGTACAAATATACCGACGAAAGCGGCAATGAACAGACGTGGACAGGTCAAGGACGGACTCCTAAAGCTATCGCCTCAGCATTGGAAAGTGGTAAAACTCTGGAAGACTTTGAGATCTAA
- a CDS encoding NAD(P)-dependent oxidoreductase, giving the protein MKIAVIGTGIMGSGLAIALMNSGHEVYVYNRTKEKAALLVSKGAILAETPADAIKCADASILVLANAESVKNVILSDDVLPVLKGARILNASTTTSFEISEISSAVSLHGGELSETSIMVGGESLQNKEGAFILACPETAEEFWSEILSSVGVVMFRAGDTGDASKAEVPMLFSSLFNSILLAYSAVATEKLGLPKEIIKKSIDAAGIPGAEWILPSILEHDYTNVMASVESYKQVSETAKRYVHSLGMPAEIVDAIDTLYGVALSKGLGKLDGGAVSQLFRGK; this is encoded by the coding sequence ATGAAAATAGCTGTGATTGGTACTGGTATTATGGGCAGCGGGTTGGCTATTGCACTAATGAATAGCGGCCACGAAGTGTATGTGTATAACAGAACGAAAGAGAAAGCAGCGCTTCTCGTGAGTAAAGGCGCTATATTGGCTGAAACACCTGCGGATGCTATTAAATGTGCTGATGCTTCAATTCTTGTACTGGCAAATGCTGAAAGTGTGAAAAATGTAATATTGAGCGACGATGTTCTTCCAGTATTAAAAGGAGCAAGGATACTCAACGCATCTACAACAACGTCTTTTGAGATCAGTGAAATATCTTCTGCTGTCAGTTTACATGGTGGGGAATTGTCTGAAACGTCAATAATGGTTGGTGGCGAATCTCTCCAAAATAAGGAAGGTGCTTTTATTCTGGCATGCCCGGAGACGGCTGAAGAATTTTGGTCAGAGATACTGAGTAGTGTTGGCGTTGTAATGTTCAGAGCAGGAGATACGGGAGATGCATCCAAAGCAGAAGTTCCGATGTTATTTTCTTCTCTTTTTAATAGTATTTTGCTTGCTTACTCTGCAGTGGCGACAGAAAAGCTTGGGTTACCCAAAGAGATTATTAAAAAAAGTATTGATGCAGCAGGTATACCGGGCGCGGAATGGATACTTCCAAGCATCCTTGAGCATGACTATACAAATGTGATGGCCTCTGTTGAATCTTATAAACAGGTAAGTGAAACAGCAAAGCGCTATGTTCACTCTCTGGGGATGCCAGCCGAAATTGTTGATGCGATAGATACCCTTTATGGAGTGGCTTTGTCCAAAGGCTTAGGTAAACTTGATGGCGGTGCTGTCAGTCAGCTATTTCGGGGTAAATAA
- the mobQ gene encoding MobQ family relaxase — MAIFHLSFSMLKRSAGKSSCYLAAYNARERIEDMRTGDVYDYSYRSDLFHHCILAPEHTPFNIVENSAVLWNEIEKIEKRKDAQLSRYFDIAIPVELDNDAKIALVKNYCKRNFVSKGMIADISFHDLDGHNPHAHVMLTLREITPQGFGNKNRSWNEHDLMDEWRASWARMSNRALERTGSANRMDHRSLAAQREEAIALAKAAKETGRQDIANEQLARAVELNRPALTRIDRKSWHTKRAKALRAAEQVQAAHTKQAANDFRQLFNSDVGHLMIVNLNTFRIERLKAKPAKQHPIQRSPESAHLPELVVPERKRRFKPVQAKQRDMSLHYGVASKTEKPTLLRRKRKINLHKLYDFIKSFMSVLVKRPVQKAEKPIGSTAPKPTMPTVADPLQDAKILTDISLDEIMIDPVTKLKITRRQWDAIGTTSKSAEVSKPSEANYIYGPEEKLSTAPAASAMFPPLPATEKNKRITQANKILKQHSRSNKPKRDY, encoded by the coding sequence ATGGCAATATTTCATTTATCGTTTAGTATGCTAAAAAGATCCGCAGGAAAATCGTCCTGTTATCTTGCCGCATATAACGCAAGAGAAAGAATAGAAGACATGAGGACAGGAGACGTGTACGATTATTCATATCGTTCCGACCTGTTCCATCATTGCATTCTTGCGCCAGAACACACACCTTTTAATATTGTGGAAAACTCTGCTGTGTTGTGGAACGAAATTGAAAAAATAGAAAAGCGTAAAGACGCCCAGCTCTCACGTTATTTTGATATCGCTATTCCTGTTGAACTGGATAACGATGCCAAAATCGCGTTAGTGAAAAACTACTGCAAACGTAATTTCGTCAGCAAAGGCATGATTGCCGATATCTCTTTCCATGACCTTGACGGTCATAATCCCCATGCTCACGTTATGCTGACTCTACGCGAGATAACACCACAGGGTTTTGGCAACAAGAACAGAAGCTGGAACGAGCATGATTTAATGGATGAATGGCGTGCGTCATGGGCCAGAATGTCTAATCGTGCTCTTGAACGTACTGGTTCTGCAAATCGCATGGATCACCGTTCCCTTGCAGCACAGCGTGAAGAAGCGATTGCTCTGGCTAAGGCGGCAAAGGAAACGGGAAGACAGGATATCGCTAATGAACAACTGGCAAGAGCCGTTGAGCTTAACCGCCCCGCGCTTACCAGGATAGACCGCAAATCATGGCACACCAAAAGAGCCAAAGCGTTACGTGCCGCAGAACAGGTGCAGGCAGCACATACCAAACAAGCTGCTAACGATTTCAGGCAGTTGTTTAATAGTGATGTGGGCCATCTCATGATCGTTAACCTCAACACTTTCCGTATTGAACGTCTGAAAGCGAAACCAGCAAAACAACATCCTATACAGCGTTCGCCAGAATCTGCTCATCTACCTGAGCTGGTTGTTCCCGAAAGAAAACGTCGCTTCAAGCCTGTCCAAGCGAAGCAAAGGGATATGTCCCTTCACTATGGTGTTGCGTCAAAAACAGAAAAACCAACGTTATTAAGGCGCAAGCGTAAGATCAATCTACACAAGCTATATGATTTTATTAAAAGTTTTATGAGTGTGTTGGTTAAACGTCCTGTTCAGAAAGCAGAAAAACCTATTGGCAGCACAGCACCAAAACCTACTATGCCTACCGTAGCTGATCCTCTGCAAGACGCAAAAATCCTAACGGATATTTCGCTGGATGAGATCATGATTGACCCAGTTACTAAATTGAAGATCACCCGCAGGCAGTGGGATGCGATCGGGACTACCAGTAAATCAGCAGAAGTTTCCAAACCTTCGGAAGCTAACTACATTTATGGTCCAGAAGAGAAGCTAAGTACAGCACCTGCTGCATCAGCGATGTTTCCTCCTTTACCTGCGACCGAGAAAAACAAAAGGATCACTCAAGCGAACAAAATCCTGAAGCAGCATAGTAGGTCAAATAAACCAAAAAGAGACTACTAG
- a CDS encoding STIV orfB116 family protein, with protein sequence MDYINNVFTLGMLKNPADAYCVRFVHLSKKDAAYWAQNGEWHSVVGHEDTAAIASKELGVTIPFNRQTLLIEKGDEVLVTQYIGPRLPEGSTQLPDGAKFEYFLAIVEHI encoded by the coding sequence ATGGATTATATCAATAACGTATTTACATTGGGCATGTTAAAGAATCCTGCTGATGCCTATTGCGTCAGGTTTGTACACTTGTCAAAGAAAGATGCAGCTTATTGGGCGCAGAATGGCGAGTGGCATTCTGTCGTGGGGCATGAAGATACGGCAGCTATCGCCTCAAAAGAATTGGGTGTCACTATTCCGTTTAACAGACAAACTCTTTTGATAGAAAAAGGTGATGAAGTGCTGGTAACACAATATATCGGGCCACGCTTACCAGAAGGCAGTACGCAGCTTCCTGATGGTGCTAAATTTGAATATTTTTTAGCAATTGTTGAGCATATTTAA